A stretch of DNA from Gimesia chilikensis:
GGCAGGGCCCAGCCGATGCCGGTAATTAACCACTCCGACAGGGACTGCATCGATCCATTTTTCGTCTCTGCCAGCTTGTAGAGGCCGCGCATCGCGATTGGAAAGGAAGCCACGACGCCGGCTGCCGCCGGTGAGGGGAGGCCGCTGAACCCTTCGTGTGAATCATCTTCATCCGTTTCCACGTTGAAGCGTGCGAGCCTCAAAATGGTACAGACCGCAAACAACAGCGCGATCACCCATAGCAGACGCGGATGATAGATCTGGGTACGAAACTGAATCATCTGCAGCATCAGAAACGCCGGGGCCACTCCGAAGCTGATCGCATCGCACAGACTGTCGAGCTGCGCACCGAATTCCGTGGTCTGATTCGTCCAGCGGGCGGCACTGCCATCCAGGGCGTCGAACAGCATCGCTACAAAGATCAGCACTGCAGCGATAAACAGGTGTTGATTTTCAAAAGAGTTATAGACCCCCGGTGCAGTTCCCAGCATGCGGGTCAGACCACCGCTGGTCACGTGCCCCATATATTCCGGTCCGACCTTGGCCGCATAGGTAATCGCGCCAAAACCACAGGCGGCATTACCCAGCGTCAACAACGTCGGTAGAACGGCAATCAGTTTACGCTTCTTCATTGGAGGCCTCAGTAGGGGACTCTGCATATTTCGCGAGAGTGGTCGAACCGGCTTTCAACTTGTCACCCGGCTTCGCCAGGATTTCCAGTCCTTCTTCCTGGGGGAACACAATCACGGTCCGGGAACCCAGTTTAATCATACCAAACTGCGCCCCCTTGGTTAATTCATCGCCCGGCTTCAGGCGACAGACAATCCGCCGCGCTATCGCACCGGTGATCTGCTGCACCAGCATCGGTCGGTTGGTCGGCTCGGGCATCTGCAGATAGACTTCCAACCGCTCGTTTAACCGCGTTGACTCCGGTCGCAGCGCGTTCAAACATTTCCCGGGTCGATACACAAGTTTGATAATCTTACCGGCAACCGGCATGCGGTTGATGTGCACATTGAAAATCGACAGGAAGATGCCGATCTCGATCGCCGGGCCGCCGATATATTCGTGATGCGCGATCTCTTCAATCGTATCGAAGGTCCCGTCCGCAGGAGACACAATCACACCTTCACCCGCAGGGATCGCCCGCTGGGGGTTCCGGAAGAACCAGACGATCTCCATGCCAAACAATACCAGCGTCAGCACCAGCAACCAGCCGATGTAACTGAGCACACCGGTAACGACGCCGGATAAAATCACGCCGGTGAGCAGGGCGGCACCACCGAAAAACAGCGTTGAGAGAACAAACAGTTCGGCCAGCCCTTCGCGGGCAAAGGGGAGTCGGCTGCGATACGCAAAGGGGTCGTCCGCTTCCTCCCAATAGTAGCCTCCCTGGTTCTCATGATATTTAAGGTCGCGGGGATCGAGCACATCATGCGGACAGGGATTGAAGTCCCCCTTTCGTGTGCTCTCCATTTTTTTCACGTAACCGGGGCGAAACGTCTTCAACCAGAATCGCCGCCAGCGGCCCCAGAGCATTTCCAGATTGATAATAATTCCCCCACCCGGCTGAATGGTCGTCAGCTGCGGATCCATGGGCTGGACTTCCCGTCGGGAATAAGGCTGACCGGTGGCAGGTGGATTGACGTCTGATGAAGTTGAACTCATAAGGTCTTGAATTTCGGAAATTGCGTGCTGCTGATCATTTCGGGAACGGTTTCAGAGACCGAACTGGTCCCTGCTTTAGAACGTCCCAGTTTAACAGGATCCCGGCTGGCTGACGAGATACGCCCTCGTTCATCACTATTTTTAATCTGTTTTCTTCGCGGGCAACGGGTCGAATCGAAAAAATCCGTGCAGCGTCTCTGTTTGATACTTCTGGCCGAATCCGGGTCTGCCTGCGATTTACTGATCGGGCAGGGAAGCCACGTTGCATCTGTAAGCCTGGTCAGAGTTTGAGCACATTCCAGACAGGCTGGTATCCACAGCTCGGGTAAAGATTCATTTAATCTAAACGCAATCGTTTGAGGTTACTCCGGCTTTCTGCTAAAAATATGCTGCTTTACGCCAAATAATATCAAATTATGTTGATGTGTTGCGAAATCAACAGATCGAGTTCATCCTGTCGAACTTTTAGAGGAAACAAAACCGATGAGTATTGCCATTAGTTCCGTTCATGCCCGTGAAATTCTTGACAGTCGCGGGAATCCCACTGTGGAAGTGGATATCGAGCTGGAAAATGGAGTTGTAGGCCGAGCCGCTGTTCCCAGCGGTGCCAGCACAGGGATGCACGAAGCCTGTGAACTGCGCGACGCCGATAAAAAAGACCGCTTCCTGGGCAAGGGTGTCCAGCAGGCCGTTCAGAATGTGAACACCGAAATTGCCGACGTACTGGTTGACCTGAATGTCTGCGATCAGCTGCTGATCGACCGTGTCATGCTCGACCTGGATGGCACCGAAAATAAATCACGCCTGGGTGCGAACGCCATTCTGGCCTGTTCGCTGGCCGCCGCACATGCAGCAGCTGCTTCTTCCGACCTGCCCCTGTTCCGTTACCTGGGTGGCGTTGGTGCCAACCGTCTCCCCGCCCCGATGATGAACATCATCAACGGTGGTGAGCACGCCAGCAACGGTATCGACCTGCAGGAATTCATGGTCATGCCCCTGGGCTTTGACAACTTCAGCGACTCTCTGCGTTGCGGAACCGAAATCTTCCACTCGCTGAAGAAAGTGCTCTCCTCCAAAGGTCTGAGCACCGCCGTCGGCGACGAAGGGGGATTCGCTCCCGATCTGCCCAACAGTGAAGACGCCATCGACGTCATTCTGACCGCGATCGAAAAAGCAGGTTACAAAGCCGGCGATCAGGTCAAAATCGCCCTCGACGCCGCTTCTACCGAATTCTACAACACAGAAACCGGTATCTACACCGTCGAAGGTCGCGAATTCGATTCCGCAGGTATGGTCGACTTCCTCGCCTCATGGGTTGAAAAGTACCCGATCTGCTCCATCGAAGATGGTCTGGCAGAAGACGACTGGGAAGGCTGGAAAGCACTCACCGAACGGATCGGCGACAAAGTCCAGCTGGTCGGCGACGACCTGTTCGTGACCAACCCCAAACGTCTGCAGCGGGGGATTGACGAAGGGGTTGCCAACAGCATCCTGGTGAAAGTCAACCAGATCGGCACCTTGTCCGAAACCATCGAAGCAGTTCAACTGGCAGGACGCAACGGTTACACCGCCGTCATGAGCCACCGTTCCGGCGAAACAGAAGATACCACCATCGCCGACCTCGCGGTTGCTCTCTGCACTGGTCAGATCAAAACCGGTTCCGCCAGCCGGACCGACCGGATCTGCAAATACAACCAGTTGCTGAGAATCGAAGAGATTCTGGGAGAGGAAGCCACCTTCGGCGGTACCATCTCCTGAATTGATTCCACTCAACTCTGAGACGAACAGCTCCCCCCGGAACATGTTTCCGAGGGGAGTTTTTTATGCGCGGATATGAGTTGCAGGATGCGATTCGCCGCCCCGTCTCATTTCATTTCTGCTGAGTACAAGCCAACCGGCACCATAGACACAGCCGCGACAATCGCCACAGCTTAACAGGGTCTGGAGAAACCTGTGCAACCCTGTCGATTTTGATGAGGTAGCTCTGCGCCCGACGTCTGCAGAGATCGTGTCCCTTTTGTATCGGCCATCAACATCGTGACTCACAGACAGCACCAGCACGAAGAATCCGGGATCGGCTGGATGATCTCGTTGACATTCTGGCTGCTGTTATTCCTCGCCGCGAGTCTGTTCGCTGCGGTTGTCCTTTCGCCGCGGTACCTGGCCTACCTTGAGCTACGGAATGAGTATCTCTCGAACCAGGTCCAGCTGGTGACGCTGGAAAATCAGGTTGAATACCTGAAACAGATCGCCCATTCGCTGGAGCATGATCCTGAGTTTCGCTCTGAAGTCGCGCGGGTCGACTTTGATGCCGTCCGACCAGGCGAAGAGCGGATTGCCGTCGACCCCGATCTGGCCCTGGATCTGCCTCAATGGAATCCGCGTCAGAAAATCCCGGTCACCAGTCGCGCCTGGTACGTACCCATGTTGAGCATGGTCAGTGAAAATCACAAGGTGCGCTCCTCTCTGCTGCTGACCGCCGGGGTGATCGTACTGCTGTCTTTTACGTTTCTGCATGAATCACAGTCCCATCAGCTGGAGCACGTAACCCGTTCCACTAAAGACTTTGTGTCGCTGTTCCTCTCTCGATACCGCGTCTCGGAATCGGAAGCTGATGAGGACTGACCCCAGTTCCGACTGTAAGGAATAACACGAATGCAGCAAACGCCACGTCTGCAACACCTGATCTCGTTTTTGTGATCCTAGCCTTTCTTCCCAGGAACCACGTTGTTCGGATTTTTTCTGGAATAGCTTCTCTGTCGTTCTATCTCGCTGAAAGCCGGCAGCAGAAATCAAATTCAGTTCGGACAATCCCGAAGCCGCGACGATTTGATTAGTAGTTATTTCATGACGTTTCAACCCTGAAGGGCATCACAGAATGGATACAGATAAGCAAGCCAGGACTTCTCTGTTAACGGAATTCAGACTGAGACGCTGGGCGCGGATGCACTACGTTTCAGCCGATCAAAGAAAAGCGACCTGGAATCCCATCGTTCTCGATGAAATGCAGAATAAGGATCAGGAAATGCACGAAGCAGAAGAAAACAGCATGAAGGCCCGTGTTTCATCCATGTATGTGCCACTGGCACCCGGGATCATTACCCGTATAGATCAGTCACACGAAGAAGCCGCTGCACCTCACATCCTCAAAATGCAGGATCGCTCCTCGCGCAATCTGCAACGTGTCGCTGATCAGATGCTGGGCGAATAAGCTCACTCAAGCACACGTCCAGTTTCTCTCGACCTCCGTACTATTTGCGGGGGCCGACGTAGTCATCGACAAACGCGTCCAGCAGCAGCACATCCAGACGGTCCATCTGCTGCGTTTTCTCATCCCCGGTCTGCAGAGGAGGCTCGTAATCGGCGGCAGCGGTAATGCGAATCCGCTTGGCCTCGATTCCTTTCTGGATCAGATAGAGCATGGCCTCTCGCCCCCGCTGGTAAGTCAGTACCAGTTTGTCATTGTAGTGGCCATCCTGAGGCAAAGGTTTCACCGACGTATGAGCCCGCAGCTCGATCTTGTTCGGTTTGCCCGCCAGCTCCGGAATCATCTCGTCCAGCTTCGTTTTACGTTCCTCGTCAAGGTCTACCTGGGTCTGACCGTAATACAGGGTCTTCCCAACAGGAACCGGTACTCCTTCCCGGAAGCGATAGATACGCACATCCTTGCCTTCGAGGGCCTTCGTCTTAATTCCCCCGCGTCCCCGTTCCCGGCTGTCGGTATACGCCCCCAGCATACTCATCTGCTCGATCATCGAGTTCATCGGAAAATATTTTCCGGGAGGCGAAATGGGGCCGGTACGATAACCCGTGTAAGACTGAATCGACTCCAGGATCGACCGGAATTTTTCATCATTCACGATTTCACTCAGTGAAACCAGCATGATGAAGAACGTCAGCAGCAGCGACATCATGTCACCGTAAGTCACCACCCATTCGGGGACTCCCGGTGGACCATCGTCTTCCATGACTGTCTGCTCCTGAAAATGAGTGAAGATAAATAGATTCGGCAGAATCTGCCGCTCACGCGGAATTCCAGCGCCGCTTACCACCAGAATCGTCATGCGGCGCCGCGAAACTTGGCGGATTTTTCTCAAACCGGCCCTGTTCAGCGGGTTTACAGGCCCTCCCCGTCACCTCCGGCGGGGGTCTGCAAATCCCCTCCCTCGAACAAAATGCCCCTTAGATCATTGACGAACACAATAAATATCTACAACATTAGGAGTTAAGTAAGCAGCAACCGATCAGAACATCAGCGCCAGAGAAATCCGGGAATTTCTGGAAAAAGAAAAGGAAGTGGTCAAGGAATGTCGAGCCCCCTCATTGTGCAGCAGTCGGAATTGGTCGCACTCTGTGATCAGATTCAGGATGCGGGCATCGTTGCATTCGATACGGAATTCGTTTCCGAATTCACTTATCGCCCTGAACTTTCCCTGCTGCAGTTTTCCTTCGAAGGACGCACGGTCGCCGTCGATCCCTACGAAGTAGATGATCTGACTCCCTGGTGGGACATCATGACCGACGATACCACCACGGTGGTCGTGCACGGCGGACGCGAAGAAGTTCGTTTCTGCCGCCACTTCTCCGGCAAGAAACCACAAAAGCTGATCGACCTGCAAATTGCCGAAGGGCTCCGCTCGCGAAGCTTTCCCATCTCCTATACCGCACTGGTCGCCCGTGTGCTGGGAGAGAAAGCGGGCAGTAAAGAGACCCGCACGGACTGGCGCCGCAGACCACTCACCGACCAGCAGATCAAATACGCTCTCGACGACGTCAAATACGTCCTTCGTATCTGGAAGATCCAGGAAAAAGAATTAACGGACCTGGGCCGTCTCGAATGGGCCCAGGCGGAATTTCAACGGATGATCGATGAAGTCGATTCCGAATTCCACCGCGAAAACTGGCGCCGCGTTTCCGGGTTGCACAAACTGAAGCCGCGGGAACTGGCCATCGTCCGCGAACTCTTTGACTGGCGCGATGAAGTTGGCCAGGACAAGAACCAGCCGGTCCGTCGGATTCTCCGCGACGACCTGTTAATCGAACTGGCCAAACGCAAACCCAAGACACCACAGGACCTGACCGCCACCCGCGATCTCAATCGCAAGAACATGTTCAAGCTTGCTCCCCAGGTCATTCAACGAATTGAGAAAGCCCTGCAGCTTCCCAATGACCAGCTTCCGCAATTGGAGGAAAATCCCAATACGCAGCAGAATCAGGATGAGCAGGTGATCGGTAAACTGCTGGGAATCGCCCTGGCAAACCGTTGTGCCGAGATGAATGTTTCCCAGACGCTGGTGGGAACGACATCCGATTTAAGGCACCTGGTCCGCTATCATGTGTATGGAGAGCAGAGCGACGACAGGCCTCGCCTGATGACAGGCTGGCGGGCGGAAGTCTGCGGTGATCTGCTCACTGACGTATTGGACGGCAAGATCTCCATGCGTGTCGCCGATCCGGAATCGGATCATCCGCTGCATTTCGAAAGACTCAGCTAGGCACAATCAGCTCAAACCTGTACAATCGCCACGTTGTACCGGTGGTCTCCTCACTCTGCCGGTGGATCGTTTCATTCTACCAGGAACAGAGTCAGGAATGCCGATGAAACTCCTTCGCATACTGCCCCTCATACTTATGCTGGCTTCGCCCCTCCTGGGAGCGGAACCCGCGCCGGAAGATGACTATCAGGCTGTCGCAGGAAAATGGGTCCGCAATGATCAGGCCGGCAATGGGTCTCCACTGCAGGTGGAACAGGAAATCATCGGCAAGAAATCCATCGTGCGGGTATTTGACCTGAATGGCAAACTGATCCACGAGCACCAGGCGCAATTCCGCTTACAGCGGATGGAAGATGTCAACGTCTTCGTTTATTTTGATCTGGAAGTGACCGCCGGTCCGAACAAAGGGAAACGGCAGCCCCAGCCACGATCATTCGCCTATCGCATCCGGAAGAATCAATTCATCCAGGTGGAAGGACTTCTCAGAGAAGATCCCTCACCGGCCCGCATGCTGATCTGGCTCAAAAAAACGCCACCCCAACCGGACGTGTAAGAACGCGTCCGGCTGCGATTACAGCGCGTTCATGATTTTTGTTGCCGCACTCTTCCGTTCGTCCGGTTTTGACGTGGTCATCAACTTCTGAAAATCCTGTTCGACCGCCTTCGCTTTTTCGGGCGCCTGCTGCTGGAGCAGTTCGTACTGAGACCGCAATAAGTCCAGACCGCTGCCCCCCTCACCAGTATCAACCACGACTTTCAGGTTATCCTTAAAGCCGCTGATAATCTCATCCGCGCTGGATGCCTGTGGTGTTTCTTCTCCGGAGCATCCACTGGCCAGAGGAGAGATCAGAAATAAACAGGCCAGAAGGGCAAATAAGGTTTTCATAGAGAACGCTTTCCAGTGATGAAGTTTCAGCTTTCGAACAGGCTCGAGTAAAACGGGCATCGGTACAGATTAAAATTCGCCCAGCACTCGACCATCGGCAATCCCGCCCAGGCTCTGCCAGGTCGTGTTGTCGATGTTATCGCTGACGAACCGGGTTGCCCCATCGCCCATCAGCACGTGCACGCCACCCGTGTGCCGACTGCGTGCAGGAAAGAGGCCGGGGGCATCATTCGTTCCGCAGGAAACACAGGTAACGCAGTTGGGATAAGGTGAATTCGGATTGAGCAGGGTATTGAACACGGTCAGTCCCCCGTTTCCATAAACCCAGTTCGATCCTGTGTCACCCCGGGGAGCCGTTGCAGCAGGCAGGGTACTGATCATGGCCTGGCATGAAGCTCCCCAGCCTTTGAGATCGGACAATGCAGGGAATGAACTCGCGGTGCTGCCACGACTGCCACCACGAACTGTGTCGCCACGGTCAACCAGGGTGGTGCTGTTGTTGCCGTCACCCATCATAATCTCACTGGCAGCGATTGTATTTGAGCTGCCGTCGATGATATCACGCAGACGAACCGTCTTCCGGTAGTTAAACATACCCACCTGATGCTGCAGGTTCTGAGGTGACGTGTTCGTCGAAGGA
This window harbors:
- the pssA gene encoding CDP-diacylglycerol--serine O-phosphatidyltransferase yields the protein MKKRKLIAVLPTLLTLGNAACGFGAITYAAKVGPEYMGHVTSGGLTRMLGTAPGVYNSFENQHLFIAAVLIFVAMLFDALDGSAARWTNQTTEFGAQLDSLCDAISFGVAPAFLMLQMIQFRTQIYHPRLLWVIALLFAVCTILRLARFNVETDEDDSHEGFSGLPSPAAAGVVASFPIAMRGLYKLAETKNGSMQSLSEWLITGIGWALPLITLGVAALMVSRVHYPHVFNQLFTGQRSRRHVIQLVFSLALIFLVQELAVPVLFCYFAFSSPIRAFWEEVISGRLYKSREI
- a CDS encoding phosphatidylserine decarboxylase encodes the protein MSSTSSDVNPPATGQPYSRREVQPMDPQLTTIQPGGGIIINLEMLWGRWRRFWLKTFRPGYVKKMESTRKGDFNPCPHDVLDPRDLKYHENQGGYYWEEADDPFAYRSRLPFAREGLAELFVLSTLFFGGAALLTGVILSGVVTGVLSYIGWLLVLTLVLFGMEIVWFFRNPQRAIPAGEGVIVSPADGTFDTIEEIAHHEYIGGPAIEIGIFLSIFNVHINRMPVAGKIIKLVYRPGKCLNALRPESTRLNERLEVYLQMPEPTNRPMLVQQITGAIARRIVCRLKPGDELTKGAQFGMIKLGSRTVIVFPQEEGLEILAKPGDKLKAGSTTLAKYAESPTEASNEEA
- the eno gene encoding phosphopyruvate hydratase, which translates into the protein MSIAISSVHAREILDSRGNPTVEVDIELENGVVGRAAVPSGASTGMHEACELRDADKKDRFLGKGVQQAVQNVNTEIADVLVDLNVCDQLLIDRVMLDLDGTENKSRLGANAILACSLAAAHAAAASSDLPLFRYLGGVGANRLPAPMMNIINGGEHASNGIDLQEFMVMPLGFDNFSDSLRCGTEIFHSLKKVLSSKGLSTAVGDEGGFAPDLPNSEDAIDVILTAIEKAGYKAGDQVKIALDAASTEFYNTETGIYTVEGREFDSAGMVDFLASWVEKYPICSIEDGLAEDDWEGWKALTERIGDKVQLVGDDLFVTNPKRLQRGIDEGVANSILVKVNQIGTLSETIEAVQLAGRNGYTAVMSHRSGETEDTTIADLAVALCTGQIKTGSASRTDRICKYNQLLRIEEILGEEATFGGTIS
- a CDS encoding septum formation initiator family protein; translated protein: MISLTFWLLLFLAASLFAAVVLSPRYLAYLELRNEYLSNQVQLVTLENQVEYLKQIAHSLEHDPEFRSEVARVDFDAVRPGEERIAVDPDLALDLPQWNPRQKIPVTSRAWYVPMLSMVSENHKVRSSLLLTAGVIVLLSFTFLHESQSHQLEHVTRSTKDFVSLFLSRYRVSESEADED
- a CDS encoding flagellar motor protein MotB — translated: MEDDGPPGVPEWVVTYGDMMSLLLTFFIMLVSLSEIVNDEKFRSILESIQSYTGYRTGPISPPGKYFPMNSMIEQMSMLGAYTDSRERGRGGIKTKALEGKDVRIYRFREGVPVPVGKTLYYGQTQVDLDEERKTKLDEMIPELAGKPNKIELRAHTSVKPLPQDGHYNDKLVLTYQRGREAMLYLIQKGIEAKRIRITAAADYEPPLQTGDEKTQQMDRLDVLLLDAFVDDYVGPRK
- a CDS encoding ribonuclease D: MSSPLIVQQSELVALCDQIQDAGIVAFDTEFVSEFTYRPELSLLQFSFEGRTVAVDPYEVDDLTPWWDIMTDDTTTVVVHGGREEVRFCRHFSGKKPQKLIDLQIAEGLRSRSFPISYTALVARVLGEKAGSKETRTDWRRRPLTDQQIKYALDDVKYVLRIWKIQEKELTDLGRLEWAQAEFQRMIDEVDSEFHRENWRRVSGLHKLKPRELAIVRELFDWRDEVGQDKNQPVRRILRDDLLIELAKRKPKTPQDLTATRDLNRKNMFKLAPQVIQRIEKALQLPNDQLPQLEENPNTQQNQDEQVIGKLLGIALANRCAEMNVSQTLVGTTSDLRHLVRYHVYGEQSDDRPRLMTGWRAEVCGDLLTDVLDGKISMRVADPESDHPLHFERLS
- a CDS encoding DUF1559 domain-containing protein codes for the protein MNVHFPSRKNRGFTLIELLVVIAIIAILIALLLPAVQQAREAARRSACKNNLKQLGLAMHNYHDTHSIFPRGNFERYDASTYGYGNYSYFSFSAQTMLLPFMDQAPLYNQFNFSLAPNQGVNDTAKRAVIPAFLCPSDTRRILNGGGYGLGPGNSYAVSSGPSVYWFGSAPSTNTSPQNLQHQVGMFNYRKTVRLRDIIDGSSNTIAASEIMMGDGNNSTTLVDRGDTVRGGSRGSTASSFPALSDLKGWGASCQAMISTLPAATAPRGDTGSNWVYGNGGLTVFNTLLNPNSPYPNCVTCVSCGTNDAPGLFPARSRHTGGVHVLMGDGATRFVSDNIDNTTWQSLGGIADGRVLGEF